The proteins below are encoded in one region of Chrysemys picta bellii isolate R12L10 chromosome 4, ASM1138683v2, whole genome shotgun sequence:
- the TNNT3 gene encoding troponin T, fast skeletal muscle isoform X12: MSDTEEVDQVEEEYEEEEVHEEEEKPRPKLTAPKIPEGEKVDFDDIQKKRQNKDLIELQALIDNHFEGRKKEEEELLALKERIEKRRAERAEQQRIRAENEKERQVRLAEEKVRREEEDAKRRAEDDLKKKKALTSMGATYSSYLAKADQKRGKKQTAREMKKKILAERRKTLNIDHLNEDKLRDKAKELWDWLYQLETEKYEFAEKMKSQKYEITTLRNRIDQAQKHSKKAGAKGKVGGRWK; the protein is encoded by the exons aggaaaagCCCAGGCCGAA actgactgctcctaaAATACCAGAGGGTGAGAAAGTAGACTTTGAT GACATCCAAAAGAAGAGGCAGAACAAAGACCTGATTGAACTGCAGGCCTTGATTGACAATCACTTCGAGGGCaggaagaaggaagaggaggaactgCTTGCCCTGAAGGAAAGAATT GAGAAACGCAGAGCCGAAAGGGCAGAACAACAAAGAATCCGGGCTGAGAATGAGAAGGAGCGCCAGGTCAGGCTTGCG GAGGAGAAGGTAAGAAGAGAGGAAGAAGATGCTAAGAGAAGAGCTGAGGATGACCTGAAGAAAAAGAAGGCTCTGACCTCCATGGGTGCCACATACAGCAGCTATTTGGCAAAG GCTGACCAGAAGAGAGGAAAGAAGCAGACTGCTAGGGAAATGAAGAAGAAGATCCTGGCAGAGAGGCGCAAAACACTAAACATTGACCATCTGAATGAAGACAAGCTGAG GGATAAGGCCAAGGAACTGTGGGATTGGTTATACCAGCTGGAAACTGAGAAGTATGAATTTGCAGAGAAGATGAAGAGTCAAAAATATGAG ATCACCACCCTCAGGAACCGGATTGATCAGGCCCAGAAGCA CAGCAAGAAAGCAGGAGCCAAGGGCAAAGTTGGAGGGCGCTGGAAGTAA
- the TNNT3 gene encoding troponin T, fast skeletal muscle isoform X13, protein MSDTEEVDQVEEEKPRPKLTAPKIPEGEKVDFDDIQKKRQNKDLIELQALIDNHFEGRKKEEEELLALKERIEKRRAERAEQQRIRAENEKERQVRLAEEKVRREEEDAKRRAEDDLKKKKALTSMGATYSSYLAKADQKRGKKQTAREMKKKILAERRKTLNIDHLNEDKLRDKAKELWDWLYQLETEKYEFAEKMKSQKYEITTLRNRIDQAQKHSKKAGAKGKVGGRWK, encoded by the exons aggaaaagCCCAGGCCGAA actgactgctcctaaAATACCAGAGGGTGAGAAAGTAGACTTTGAT GACATCCAAAAGAAGAGGCAGAACAAAGACCTGATTGAACTGCAGGCCTTGATTGACAATCACTTCGAGGGCaggaagaaggaagaggaggaactgCTTGCCCTGAAGGAAAGAATT GAGAAACGCAGAGCCGAAAGGGCAGAACAACAAAGAATCCGGGCTGAGAATGAGAAGGAGCGCCAGGTCAGGCTTGCG GAGGAGAAGGTAAGAAGAGAGGAAGAAGATGCTAAGAGAAGAGCTGAGGATGACCTGAAGAAAAAGAAGGCTCTGACCTCCATGGGTGCCACATACAGCAGCTATTTGGCAAAG GCTGACCAGAAGAGAGGAAAGAAGCAGACTGCTAGGGAAATGAAGAAGAAGATCCTGGCAGAGAGGCGCAAAACACTAAACATTGACCATCTGAATGAAGACAAGCTGAG GGATAAGGCCAAGGAACTGTGGGATTGGTTATACCAGCTGGAAACTGAGAAGTATGAATTTGCAGAGAAGATGAAGAGTCAAAAATATGAG ATCACCACCCTCAGGAACCGGATTGATCAGGCCCAGAAGCA CAGCAAGAAAGCAGGAGCCAAGGGCAAAGTTGGAGGGCGCTGGAAGTAA